One Saimiri boliviensis isolate mSaiBol1 chromosome 7, mSaiBol1.pri, whole genome shotgun sequence genomic window, tgctacaaagagacttagactcccacgcaataatagcGGGAGAATTTAACAtcccactatcaatattagacagatgaacaagaccgaaaattaacaaggatattcaggacttaaattcagctctggaccaagtggatctaatagacagctacagaactctccaccccaaatcaacagaatatacattcttcccagcaccacatcacactttattctaaaattaaccacataattggaaggaaaacactcctcagcaaatgcaaaagaatggaaatcataaccaacagtctctcagaccacagtgcaatcaaattagaattcaggattaagaaactcactcaaaaccacacaattacatggaaactgaacaacctgctcctgaatgactactgggtaaatcgaaaaatgaagacagaaatcaagaagttctttgaaaccaatgagaacaaagacacaatgtaccagaatctctgggacacagctaaagcagtgtttagagggaaattcatagcactaaatgcccacaagggaaaagaggaaagatcgaaaatcgacaccctaacatcacaattaaaggaactagagaagcaagagaaaacaaatgcaaaagctagcagaagacaagaaataactaagatcagagcagaattgaaggagatagacacacacacacacacacacacacacacacacacactttctctctctctctctctctctctctcacacacacacacacacacacacacacacacacacttcaaaaaataagtaaatccaggagctggttttttgaaaagatcaacaaaatagatagaccactagccagattaataaagaagaaaagaaagaatcaaatagatgcaataaaaaaatgataaagcgaatatcaccactgatcccacagaaatacaaactaccatcagagaatactataaacatctctacacaaataaactagaaaatctagaagagatggataaattcctgtacatatacaccctcccaagtctCAACCAaaaagaagtcgaatccctgagtagaccaataacaagttctgaaactgaggtgTAATTAACAGCCTATTATTATCTCCAGCACatgaggaaacagaaacagagaggttaagtaactcaaCCAAGATCACACATTAAAGAAGAGGGAGCACCAGGAATTGAACTGAAATGTCTTATTCAAGTTCATGTTCTAGTTACTAATCAATCTGTTTCTGAGACTGTACAGTCCATGCATGGATCCATGGATTCCATCATGTGGTAGCACCTATATTATGAAATATAGTGAacctttttgaaaaaatgtttcaaaaggtACTAAATTATATAAGGATGTGCCTACATTAAAATATTCAGGGGAATAAACAGTATGCAAAACTGCATATTACATTACTTCAGTTCTAGAAACATATGTGTATGTCTGTAGGTGTATAAATCAAAATCCAGACCTTATTAGTGCCTATCTCCAAGTGACGggttatatgtaattttttctcctttatgctTTCTAAATATTCTGAATGTTTGTTAATCAGACAAAACTGCTGTGATCATCAgaaaatttagattaaaaaatatttagggtgccaagaaaaacaagaatacttAAGAACAGCATTTAGTTTaccttaaaagttaaaaattgaatACAGAAGTAAATATTTGCAAGAAAAACAATTATCAAGGGTGGCTAACTTTTAGTTTCTTAAATAATGAATCCagaagaataaatacaaaatatttgcaagaaaatataattatatgaaGAGTTGGGAAGACAGGAAGAATGTTCAGACTAGAAAGGGTAGTACCTAAAAGAACTTAATAGAACCTCTGTGCTGGATTAAGTTTGCACACTGGACCCTATTTTCACTTATGTCAGCCCTACATAGGCAGTCTCCTGGCAGTCATCGTAAGGATTCACTGGAGACTGGAATCATGTGGACAGAGGACCTGATATCCTCAGAAATGAAAATAGGGGAAGAGCTTTGAACCCAGAGGTACAATCTCTGGATTGGAGAGTTTCAAAGGAGCCAGGGAAAAGTCGTAAAATGAGCCTTCTTTTTTACAATACTCCAAAAGACACTTTGCTCTGTGACAGTCCGTCCTGGGCAGGGCCTATCGGCAGCACCAGATGAGCCTGTAGACACCCACCTTGAGATGGCACAttcccagctgccctgtgcaTGCCAATCTTATCAGTTTCGATGGAAGCCTGGGGCTCCAGATAATGCTGCTTGGCCCCAAACGCTGGACAGGGCATGCTTTTTCCTGTTTGGCTGGGAAAGTTAAGGCTGAACTGCTGAATCTGACACTTAACAGGACTTTGGCATTCCCCTAAATACAGACTAGatcagggactttttttttttttttttttcattgaaaagtaACTTGGGTTCACTTTAGAAATCCTTATTTGGTGTGCTCATCTGGCTATTTCACAGAGATTTCAGTTTTGCAAACAAGTTGGAGTTGATTTCTTCCATCAGATAAGCTAGTGGTTGTTGGTGGCCAACCGAAGTTGCTCAACATAGACAGGAATAAAAAAAGGTTCCTGCTGAGATTGAAAGAAAACCTCAGAGGAGAACTCTTGAGAATTCGTCTGAGGATGAAGCTGCAAGAGCAAAGAAGTACTTGTGATACAAGCAAATGTGGTCCATTGATCAACAGATGCAAGATTCTTCTCCCAACTACTGCAGCTCCTGCGGTGATGAGAATCTGGCTTCTTAGAGGCCTGTTGCCGTTCCTGCTGCTCCTCTCTGGCCTGCAGAGACCCACGGAGAGTTCCGAGGTAGGACAATTGAGGAGGTGATCTCTTTATGATCAGTGCTCCAACAGAACATTCACCTGGCCATAGCCTTTAAATGGCCCAAAACTTAGGCATTTGGAATCTAGTTTCATTCAGACATCTTAACAAATCATGTTAGTAAAGAGTGttgaaaacaattattaaaatttgtAGAATCCTTCATCATTTGTAAACTTGACCTTAAGGATGCTAGTGGCATAAAGTTATTTTCTTGATCCactataaaaattaagtaaaatattgcTTCTATAGTTCAAACaatgcaaaataaacaaattccatTTGGCTTTGAACTTTCTCATACAGGTTGACTtaagttttaagtattttaatgtaAAGACCTTTGTAACAAAAAGCAGCCTAATATTAAGAGATGACAGAGTACATATTTGAGATCTAGTAACATATTAACAAGGTCTCAGAGTTCATCATGACAGTTGATAGGCATGatattggtttggttttgtttggctTGGCTCGGCTTGAATAGATTCTGGAGACCTATTTTAAAACCTACTGTGAAGAGTTATCGGTTAAAAACATTTAATCAgtcttaaaaatgtgttttattttacacaCAGCTAGCTGATGTCTCATCATAAATAACATAGTGAAAATACCAAAAGTTCCAGTTCCAACATCCTTAACATTGACTAGATGGAATGTGATCCTTTAACATGTCCCTTAATGAGTACTCTTTActagaaaaacattatttctttgtcaagaaagaaatgttttagaaTTTATATAACTTACATATGGCTCTAAATGATGAACTGATGATACTTAGTGGACTTCTATTCATATCTGTCATTTCAGTTTAGCATGCACTAGACATCAACAAATAACATTCTGTTAGCTACCCATTAGAAAGGAATGTCCTTTTCCAGGAGGGGAGAGACTTTCCTAGGCACATTCCTGACCGCCGTCCAACTCTTTACTCACTATGCTGTCCCCGAGGTGGACAAATGTACTTGACTCATGGGGAAAAACAACTGGGTGTGCTGAATTTGGCTCTGCTCCTATTCCTCCTGGAGGTTAGCCTGATGGCAAAGGACATCAGTTCTCTGTTCCCAAATGACAAGAATCTTACCTGGGCAGGCCCTAGTCCAGTACTGCCTGCAAATGAGTCAGTCCCGTTCTGGTATTTGCTCTTAACAAGCCAGTTGCCATCAGACCTAACGATGTGACTGCTGTAGCATGCTACAGCATTCAGTAAGAAACAGATATTTTGGCTTtcatattttgccatttttattctcAATGTTTTCAGAACCTGGGTAGACAAGAAGGTTGTCACTTACGAGAACCACCCTTGGAGAACCTACTACTACTCATAGTTTAAGGATGAAGTTCAAGAATTTAATATAGGTTTTGGGCATTCATAAAAgtgatatttttgaaaacaccAACAATAGGATAGAAAGGGGGAGGAGTAGAGGAAACAGAAAGTATGATTAAACTGTAagattataaattttttcttcaaagtgCTTAATATGCAAAAATTCCGTGATTTTAGTGATATTAAAAGACTTTCTTCCTCTCTGGAGAGATGAGTTTTTCGAGctttcagtaatttatttatCAAACCAAATTGAATCTCTAGCACAGGTCACTGATGCAGGAAGGACTGGAACAGTGTAATGATTCTGAGTGAAACTtgcttcagcaaatatttgtttccaGGAGAACACCTGGCCTTATAGAGTACAGCAAATCTGCAACCACATTCACCATCTGGTTTGAAAAATTAAagtcaagatttttcttttcttataggtTGCAATTAAAGTCGACTTTGACTTCGCACCAGGTTCCTTTGATGATCAGTACCAAGGCTGTAGCAAACAGGTTATGGAGAAACTCATTCAAGGGGATTATTTCACAAAAGACATAGAATCCCAGAAGAATTACTTTAGGATGTGGCAAAAAGCCCACTTAACCTGGCTTAACCTGGGAGGAAAAGTTCTCCCCGAGAACATGACTACCACACATGCTGTGGctattttgttttatacattgAACAGCGATGTTCATTCTAACCTCACTAGAGCCATGGCCTATGCTGCCAGGACTCCACAGCAATACGAACATTCATTCCACTTCAAATATTTACACTACTACCTGACCACAGCAATCCAGCTGCTGAGGACAGACAGCACCATGAAGAATGGCACTCTGTGCTATGAGGTGTATTATACGATGAAGGATGTCCACTTCAACGCCTACACAGGGGCCACCATTCGATTTGGCCAATTCCTGTCCACGTCCCTCCTAAAAGAAGAAGCACAGGAGTCTGGGAACCAGACACTATTTACTATATTCACCTGCCAGGGTGCACCTGTACAATACTTCTCCCTCAAGGAGAAAGTCTTGATCCCTCCCTATGAGCTGTTTAAAGTTGTAAATATGAGCTACCACCCAAGAGGAAACTGGATGCAGTTGAGTTCAGCTGGGAACCTGAGCACATATAACTGTCAGCTGCTAAAAGGTATTCTTTATCTAAATTGAGGCTACTCGGGATCACAGATGACTGCTCTTtcacaaaagttattttttctcagTGGGCCTTTGGGGGAAAGACCAAAAACATGAAAACTGACTTTCAGTAATGATGGAACTGACAGATTAGAGAAAAACCCACTTTATTTATtggcttcttctcttttcttcctactCCACTACCTCTTAGGATGATAAGTTCTGCAATGAAATTATTATGAAGGGACTTGTAGACAGACAGAGTATAGCTTGACTGGAGGGTGGAGCATAAAGACAGCACTTTCACCTTCTCCCTCAAAATCATTGTTTTTGTCATGGTCATTACATGGATAATGAGTTCTAAAAGTAAAGCAAGAGGCTATATAGGtattaattaattttctgttCATTGATCATTTTCTATTATGATGTGGGCCCTGGAAATACAGAgtgaataaagcaaaataataaccTAGGAGGATTTTTAGTCTAATGAGAAATGGAAGCATGAACAAACATATACACTCAAAAGTACTAAGTGATATAGCAAATGTTTAAGCAATAGCTGTGACTGCTCAGTGCATGGAGCTGCTTATTCTCTCCAGGTAAAGTGGAGAAAGCTTCATAATAGAAAGCCACGTGGGTCTTGTCATGAGAATGGGCGTTttcaatgaaagaagagaaatcgTTTTAAGCAGAGAATagtttgctgtggtttgaatgtgtctctcAGTAAGTTCctatgttggaaacttaatcttcAATGCAACAGTGTTATGAAATGGGTTCTAATAAGAGATAATTAGATCTCTACTAATAAGAGATGATTGGATAAATGCTATTGTCATATGAGCAGGTTAGTTATTGTGAGAGTGTGTTCTTGTAAAGAGAATCTGACCACTGGTGCCTCTCTCTGTCTTGTGTACCCATTTCTCTTCCACCATGTATGGTATAGCacaaaggccctcaccagatgctggagccatgctcttggacttcccatctccagaactgtgagaaataaatttattttctttacagattACCCAGTCT contains:
- the ART4 gene encoding ecto-ADP-ribosyltransferase 4, yielding MKLQEQRSTCDTSKCGPLINRCKILLPTTAAPAVMRIWLLRGLLPFLLLLSGLQRPTESSEVAIKVDFDFAPGSFDDQYQGCSKQVMEKLIQGDYFTKDIESQKNYFRMWQKAHLTWLNLGGKVLPENMTTTHAVAILFYTLNSDVHSNLTRAMAYAARTPQQYEHSFHFKYLHYYLTTAIQLLRTDSTMKNGTLCYEVYYTMKDVHFNAYTGATIRFGQFLSTSLLKEEAQESGNQTLFTIFTCQGAPVQYFSLKEKVLIPPYELFKVVNMSYHPRGNWMQLSSAGNLSTYNCQLLKASSKKCIPDPTAILSLSFLTTAIISSKSRV